The genomic stretch CTTGATACAAGGTTATACAAGTTTAGGATGATATAGATAAATCTGTTGACCAGGTTTGACCATTTATCCATTTGGTGAATGTCAACCTATATTCATTTTGGCTAGTAATATAAAGCTTTTATAAATGCCTATAGCTAGGGAAAGGTTAAGGGCTAGATGACATACAAACCCGATTGATTTAGGGAATTTGTCTTATTTTCCTACTCAACTTTGATGAATGTGTAATATCAATATTATTTAGATCttcttaataataaaaaaaaaagttttagatTTAGGTGTAGAGTTCAAAGGttaaaattgtaataaaaattgattttaaaaaagaaaaagatagatcTACTCGATACGATTCAATCCAGGCCGATCCAGATTGGTATCAAAATGATATCAACCTTTACCGATCTCATGACCACTCCCATATTATAGAACCTTGGTCAAGATAAACAAGTAGCAATGTGAGGAGGAAGAAAGGTGTACCACTCTATCTTCTTATCTCTTAAAGACTCCATAAGATAAAACCCACTTTGTTCATGACTTTCTCTTTCGGTTACTTTATAAACCCACTTTGAATCTATGtttattttatgtgttttatttatttatttatttatttatttatttttttattggtgtttgctctaacaccTTTATTTTGAGTTATTTGATAAAACAAACGACAATATCAATCATTTGATAAATGAAACCTAATTTCAGATAATGGAGTATCCAAGGTTTGCATACATCTCATCACCTAATTCCCCCTTTCGCGTGGTAGAGCTAATTGGTCATTGATCCAGAGAATCTTTAGATGTGTTTCCGATGGCCATGGGAGATCATCTATGGTAGGAAGGTGGTAGGAAGGCTACCAGACTagtattaaaatataaaaagcaaGGAGAAAAAGCGTCATATTTCACACCAAAAGGAGAGAAGCATGTGAAAAAAGTGATGGGATTGCCAAGTAGCGGAGGGACTGCTCTCTACAATTACTTGCTAATTAagaagttcttttcttttcttcacaaTGTTCTTGCTGCTACTTCTAATTAGCAGTTTGATATTCAGAATTAATggcctcttcttcttattcttcttcttcagcttCATCTGGGACGAGTAGTACTACTtatgaagtgttcttgagcttttaTGGCAAAGATGATCACTTCAATTTTGCCGACCACCTCTACAATGCGTTGGTTGAGGCTGGAATTCGAACTTTCAGGGACAAGGATGAACTCCACAAGGGAAACAAAATTGATGAGCAGGAGCTAATCACTGCAATCCAGGAGTCAAGAATCTCAATTCCCATCTTCTCAGATGAGTATGCATCAAGCAAATGGTGTCTCAATGAGCTAACCCTAATATGTGAGTGCAGAAGAACAATGAATCAGATCGTGTTGCCCATTTTCTACAAAGTGGAACCAACGGATGTGTTGAACCAGAAAAAGGAAGTATAAGGAAGCGTTTGGGGAACACCTGTTGAAGGGCTTCCACGAGACAGACTTGCAAAAGTGGAAGAAGGCTCTGAGAGAGGTCGGAGAATTGGATGGATGGTCTGTCAAGGAGGACACGTAAGTCTGGCCAGCACAGATTCcgttttgtttaatttaattgGTTCTATATTTAAGGCCGGGTTAATTATATATGTTTTCATGATTAGAAATTTAGAACCACTGCATTTGATTATATTTTACAAAAGATTTAATTTTTTGCCCCTGAAAATAACGATTGAAAGGATTTTTCAAAACATAGCCTATATTTTGATAAATCTTGATATTCATACTATTGAATAATGGTATTCAGAAAATACTTTCTAGCAACATATATATGGATCATAAAATTTGAATTATTGAAATTATTTAATGTATCAGAGGAAAATTTTTGTTGTCGATcgtcttcccttttcttttttggtaggaatttttcattctttcttaATATGTATTCACTTTTAGGAAAAATAATGTACGTTTAAGAGtacttgagaaaaaaaaatattgtattaAGGGCCAACAAATGTGAATAAAAGGTGAGATCTTGCTTATCATTTTCCTTCACTCTACTTGAAGGGGAGTTAATAAAAGAAGTTGTTAACGAAGTTCGAAGTGAATTGAACAAGAGACGCTCGAGCGTTTCTAATAATCTAGTTGGAATCCAATCTCATAAAGAAAAAATGTTGAAGTTATCAGATATCGGATTTGACGACAGAACAATTGTGGGCATCCATAGCCTCAGTGGCATTGGAAAGACAACAATCGCTAGGGCTGTCTATAATGAAGTCTTTAATCACTTTGAAGGCCGTTGTAGCTTTATTGCAAATGTTTGAGAAACTTCTCAACAATATAATGGACTTGTTCATTTGCAAAAACAACTTGTCTCTAATATCCTTAAACAAGAATATCAAGATATTGATAGTGTGGAGTACGGAATTTATGTGATTCAAGAAATATTTCGTGCAAAAAAGGTTCTTATTGTTTTTGATGATGTGGATCAGAATGTTCACGTAGAATCTTTAGTTGGGGACCGCGAATGGTTTGGTGTTGGAAGTAAGATTATTATCACAAGTAAAGATAAGCAAATGTTATGTGTTCAAGAAGCAGCTAAGATTTATGAGCCCAAAGTAATGGATTCAGATGATTCTATTCAACTTTTTAGCCGTCATGCATTTAGAAGAGATCAACCTCTACAAGATCATTTGGATCTCTCAAAAGCTATAGTAAATACTGCTGGAGGACTTCCCTTGGCTCTTCAAGTTATAGGTTCATCtttattcaaaaagaaaaaataaatatgggAAGGCATGTTAAAGAAGTTGCAAAAAGTACTCAGTAATGATGTTATGGGAAGGTTGAAAGTAAGTTATGATGCATTAAATGATGAGGAGCAACAAATGTTTCTTGATACGGCTTGTTTTTTCATTGGAATGGACAAAGATATTGCATGTCACATATGGGATGGGTGTGGTTTTTTTTCTCAAGTAGGACTTGATGCTCTTTGTGTAAAGTCATTGGTAACAATTAATGAAACAAATGAGTTAAGAATGCACGATCAGCTTCGGGATCTTGGAAGGGAAATTGTTCGTCAAGAGAACAAAGATGATCCAGGAAAGCGTTCTCGATTATGGTTTCAAGAGGAAGTATTGGATGTAATCAATTCAAAGAAGGTAGGAATTAAATATACatttgttattcttttttatcAAGAGTTTGTGAATTAATTATTTGATGTCTTTTTCTTGGTTTATTATGGCAATCTTGATTTGGCACTTATTAATTGAGGTTCTCTATTTTGTAGGGAACAAGTGTTGTTAAAGGACTCATTATTGACTTCAGGCATATATCAATGAGCCAATGTTTGATGAGTGAAGGATTTTCTGTAATGACAGGCCTAAGATTACTCCAAGTCGATTATGCACAATCTTTTGAGAACTTCACCAATTCTTTTTCAGAACTGAGATGGCTTAGTTGGAGAGGATGCCCCGACCAATGTGCACTGACAAATTTTTGTCCACAAAAATTGGTTGTTCTTTATCTATCATATAGTAAAATAACCAATAACTGGATGTGCTGGAACTACATCAAGGTTTCGAAGaacttctctcttttatttatttatttatttttttcatatcagAAGTCTttacaaaaattcaaattttcttttagtcCTTCTAAAGCTAATCAAGTGACCTATCATATATGTATTCTATTTTGTAGAAGGCAACAAATCTAAAAGTTGTAAATCTGTCTTTTTGTCATCAACTATTTAGTACTTCTGACTTTTCAGCAAATCAACTCTTGGAGGTATTGATTCTTAATGGCTGTGAAAATTTGGATGAGATTGATGCATCCATTTGTTTTCTCAAAAACTTGGTCATATTAGATATGGGTGAGTGCAAGACACTAAAGGGTCTCCCAAGTGAAATTTCACAGTTGACTTCTCTCCAAAAACTCAATTTAATTGGCTGTGAATGTCTAAAGAAGCTGCCAGAGAAATTGGACCGCATGATGATATCCTTGACAGAACTTGATTTAAGTAATTGCAAGAGTCTATCGGATCTCCCAAGTGATATTTGTGAGTTGATTTCTCTCCAAAAACTCATTTTACATAAATGCGAAAGTCTAGTGAAGCTGCCAGAGAATTGGGCCACATGATATCCTTGACAGAACTTGATTTAAGATGGTGAAAGAGTCTATTGGATCTCCCAAGTGAAATTTGTGAGTTGACTCCTCTCCAAAAACTCAATTTAAATGAGTGTGAAAGTCTAAAGGAGCTGCCTGAGAAATTTGACCGCATGATATCCTTGAGAGAACTTGATTGAAGTTATTGCAAGAGTCTATTGGTTCTCCCAAGTGAAATTTATCAGTTGACTTCTCTCCAAAAACTCAATTTAATTAGATGCTCAAAAAGTTTTACCAGCCTTGATTTTAGCATCTCATCAAATCTTCCCTCCTCCTCAAGTTTGACAAGGCTTGATGTTAGAGATTGCCCTTTAATTCGATGCATCTCTAGTCTTCCCCCAAGTTTGATTGAACTAGATGTTAGCTATTGTAATTCATTGAAAAAACTATCAAGTACATCAAGAGGCTTGAAAAATTTAAAGACATTACGTCTTTGTGGTTGCCATTACctagaagaaattgaagatgtTGATGAGAAATTGGACTCCCTGGCGGACTTGGACATTAGATATTGctattcattaagaaaattaccaaaatttaCAGGGTCCAAAAATCTAATGACTTTAAAACTCCTTTGAAACGAGAGTATATCCGATTTTGAAGGTGGGGGTATGGACTCTTTGAGGAAGTTGTGTATATGGAAGTGCAacttaataagaaaaataccGTATCTACGAGACTCGAAAAGGCTGGAGATACTAGAGATCGGATTTTGTCCCAAATTAACCGAGATTGAGTGCCTTGAGAAGTATGAATCTTTACAAAGATTATCAGTTGTTAAGGCcacatcattaaaaaaattaaaattactaccggaggaggaggaggaggaggaggaggatatcATCTCAATA from Macadamia integrifolia cultivar HAES 741 chromosome 14, SCU_Mint_v3, whole genome shotgun sequence encodes the following:
- the LOC122061474 gene encoding disease resistance protein L6-like produces the protein MLKKLQKVLSNDVMGRLKVSYDALNDEEQQMFLDTACFFIGMDKDIACHIWDGCGFFSQVGLDALCVKSLVTINETNELRMHDQLRDLGREIVRQENKDDPGKRSRLWFQEEVLDVINSKKGTSVVKGLIIDFRHISMSQCLMSEGFSVMTGLRLLQVDYAQSFENFTNSFSELRWLSWRGCPDQCALTNFCPQKLVVLYLSYSKITNNWMCWNYIKVSKNFSLLFIYLFFSYQKSLQKFKFSFSPSKANQVTYHICILFCRRQQI